Within Xanthomonas theicola, the genomic segment GGTTGAACAGCGTGCGCGCCAGATCGTGCGTCTCCAGCAACCGGCGGAAGTTGAGGATCGTGGTCTCGTCCGGCACCTCATCCAACCCGCCGATCCTGGCGAAACGGCGCATCGACGCCGTGTCGTACAAGGCTTCTTCCGCGCCCGGGTCGCTCAGTGCGTACCACTGCTGCAGAAAGTGGATGCGCAGCATTGTCTCCAGCGGGTACGGCTGACGGCCCGGATGGCCCGACTTCGGATAGTGCGGCGCGATCAGCGCCAGCAGGTCTTTCCACGGCACCACCTGATCCATCTCGGCCAGCAACCTTTCGCGCCGCGTCTGCTTGCGCTTGCCGTTGTACTCCGCGTCGCCGAAAGACAATTGCATCGTCGTTGTCCTGTTGGGCTTTGTACGATTGTCGCAGGATCAGAGGGAGTTGTTCAGACCATCCCTAGAAGAAGGCATCGCCGTAGATGCGAATTCCTCCTTCGTATTCGCCCCAGGAAAATTCTCGAATAACGACAATCTGTCAGCAGATCCTGATGCAAAGCTGAGTGAAATAACTGATGCAACTAACGCCCCACAGACCGGCTGGGTAAGGCGACATGATCTCCTTGATGAAATAGCAAGATGGCTCTGCGATTTTGAGTCGAATGACCAGAGAAGTATATGGCTAATGTGCGAAGCGGGATATTCAAAGGTCGGAGACCCCATTCTTGAGAAGCGCCCACACATCTTTATGGGAAATCGCCCATTCCTTGTTATCGATATCGAAGCTGGACATCATGAAACGCTATCGACGGTGCTTAGGTGGGGAAGATCCGACAGATTTCTAGGCGTCTTGCAGGAGGGAGACATGCCTGAATCTCCCACTCCTGCCTCTCGCGGGTTTTTCTTGTGCGATGCGTTTGATGGAGACTCACTTATTTTATCGGAGTTCAGCCTAACCGGAGAGAGAAAACATGGAAACGATTCGATGTCTTGCCCTTCCAGCTGAGCCACATCAGCTACGCATCCCTTAGACTCAACTTCCAAGCGCAACACCCTCTCAGCCAGTAGGGTGTATGCATGTCAAGAAGCTATCTCCACCTGAGCGCAGAAGAGCGCGCGGTACTCCAAATCGAAACGCGACGTGGTCAGAGCTTACGCTCGATATCCAGGCTGCTGGATAGAAGCCCGTCGACATCGAGCAGGGAGCTGGCCAGGCAGCAAGCCACGGTCTACCGTGCTCGAGAGGCGGCCATGCGTTACCGGACACGACGTCAGCACAGCGTTCGGCGGCGACGGCTGACACCGGGAACGGATTTATTCCAGATGGTGCGCGATCATCTGGTGCTGTGGCGCTGGTCGCCCCAGCAGATTGCTGCCAAGCTGCTCCTCATGTCCCCGGATGATCCTGCCCAGCGCGTCAGTCACGAAACCATCTACGCCACGATCTACGCGCACCCGCGCGGCGGCCTGAAAAAGGAGCTTGTGGAGGCGTTGCGCCAGCGCAGGCCGTCCCGGGGATCACGGCGCACGACCGCCGCCAAACGCAGCTGGGTGCCTGAGGAACCGCGGATCGTGCACCGACCCGAAGAGGTGCAACAGCGGTTGGTCCCAGGACATTGGGAAGGTGACTTGATCAAGGGAGCGTTCAATCGTTCCTGTGTTGGCACCCTGGTGGAGCGCAAGACGCGTTTTGTGGTGCTGTGCCGGATGGACGGCTGTACCGCCACAGACGAACTGGAAGGTTTCACCCGTCAGATGAAGAAGCTCCCCGCATCCATGCGAACCAGCTTGACCTATGACCGTGGCACCGAAATGACGCGCTATGCCGAGCTGA encodes:
- a CDS encoding IS30 family transposase, with the translated sequence MSRSYLHLSAEERAVLQIETRRGQSLRSISRLLDRSPSTSSRELARQQATVYRAREAAMRYRTRRQHSVRRRRLTPGTDLFQMVRDHLVLWRWSPQQIAAKLLLMSPDDPAQRVSHETIYATIYAHPRGGLKKELVEALRQRRPSRGSRRTTAAKRSWVPEEPRIVHRPEEVQQRLVPGHWEGDLIKGAFNRSCVGTLVERKTRFVVLCRMDGCTATDELEGFTRQMKKLPASMRTSLTYDRGTEMTRYAELMERLNIDLWFADPHAPWQRGSNENTNGLLRQFLPKGADLSAVSQEYLNHIALLMNTRPRQTLGWKTPSEAMEADIAAFKSRVALDS